A stretch of DNA from Thalassospiraceae bacterium LMO-SO8:
TCCCTCGACGATGAACGTCAGGGCGTCGAGGGCTTCATTGATTACAACAAAGGCGTTCACAAAGCGCTCGGCGGCTATACCTGCACCATCCGCGACATGGTGGCGGCAGGGGGGCGTATCGCCGCCCAGATGTACTTTGAAGGCGTCCATCAGGACGACTTCTTCGGGGTGCCGGCCACGGGAAAAACGCTGCACTGGATGGGTGCCGCGTTCTTCGAGATATCGGAGGGCCAAATTCAGAGCCTCTGGGTGCTGGGTGATATTGACGGCCTGAAGCGTCAATTGGGCCTGACGGAAAGCGCCTGGGCGTGACCGTGGGCGCCGCCGCCCCGGAGCAGGGGGCGGCGGGCCATTGGGTCAGGCTGCGGCCGCGTTTTCGGCGGGCGCCTGGCGGATCAGGTAATCGAAGGCCGACAGGGCTGATTTCGCCCCTTCGCCCATGGCGATGATGATCTGCTTGTGCGGCGTGGTCGTGGCGTCGCCGGCGGCGAAGACGCCGGGGACGGAGGTCTCGCCCCGCTGATTGACCTCGATCTCGCCGC
This window harbors:
- a CDS encoding ester cyclase, with the translated sequence MTPTEIVESFYADVWNRRDYDQARRIIAKDFKFRGSLDDERQGVEGFIDYNKGVHKALGGYTCTIRDMVAAGGRIAAQMYFEGVHQDDFFGVPATGKTLHWMGAAFFEISEGQIQSLWVLGDIDGLKRQLGLTESAWA